The proteins below come from a single Denticeps clupeoides chromosome 15, fDenClu1.1, whole genome shotgun sequence genomic window:
- the LOC114765145 gene encoding zinc finger BED domain-containing protein 1-like, giving the protein MATPEHSLVQDISTRWNSTFYMISRLLEQRWPVTATLSDSSVTKRGKMYLDLKPDQWSLLEELSTVLKPFECVTVFMSGQKYATISAIPPLVKGLLKSTQRAVFESAPLRAFQLTAVQQLQERWKRETAFSDDAPNTVIFAMALDPRFRKLSKFLSPDEILPVQTKLQTMSLEERRKMDVQQHGSCSVVTSTTTTATESTPLVATLLDSLLGSDGEEENRAGEAEDVHSQVRNEVLTYFGEKSLAKEENPLLWWKSNNEIYPMLARLVLPLHPCHLNTI; this is encoded by the coding sequence atggCCACACCAGAGCACAGCCTTGTTCAAGACATAAGCACAAGGTGGAATAGCACATTCTATATGATAAGTCGACTGCTTGAACAAAGGTGGCCTGTAACAGCAACACTGTCCGACAGCTCTGTCACaaagagagggaaaatgtaCCTGGATCTGAAACCAGACCAGTGGAGCCTGCTGGAAGAACTTTCAACAGTCCTCAAGCCTTTTGAATGTGTCACTGTGTTCATGAGTGGACAGAAATATGCAACAATATCTGCAATACCTCCACTTGTGAAGGGGCTGTTGAAGTCCACCCAGAGAGCTGTCTTCGAGTCAGCCCCGCTGCGGGCTTTCCAGCTCACTGCAGTGCAGCAGTTGCAGGAGAGATGGAAAAGGGAGACTGCTTTCTCAGATGATGCACCAAACACAGTGATTTTTGCGATGGCCCTTGACCCAAGGTTTAGAAAACTGAGCAAGTTTCTTTCACCCGATGAAATCCTACCTGTTCAAACTAAACTGCAAACAATGTCACTTGAAGAGAGAAGGAAGATGGATGTGCAGCAGCATGGCAGTTGCAGTGTTGTTACCTCCACCACTACTACAGCTACTGAATCAACACCTCTAGTAGCCACTCTACTTGATTCACTCCTTGGTTCTGATGGTGAAGAAGAGAATAGAGCAGGCGAAGCTGAAGATGTCCACAGCCAAGTGAGGAACGAAGTCCTCACATACTTTGGAGAAAAGAGCCTTGCCAAGGAAGAAAACCCATTATTGTGGTGGAAGTCTAACAATGAAATATATCCCATGTTGGCCAGGCTAgtcttacctctgcatccctgccacctcaacaccatctga